Proteins encoded in a region of the Triticum dicoccoides isolate Atlit2015 ecotype Zavitan chromosome 3A, WEW_v2.0, whole genome shotgun sequence genome:
- the LOC119267369 gene encoding uncharacterized acetyltransferase At3g50280-like, which translates to MPPPSPVCVVSSRTVKPPARPRERIPLATWDVSMINANYIQKGLLFPAPPPPFSTGAAVTSHLADALAEALGGDYYPVAGRFVTDRHRDDSGAVVGCSVSIDCDGQGVEVVHAVADGVAAADVVPPDADVPSVVEDLFTLNDAINYDGHELPLFAAQVTELADGGVFVGFVCNHALADGTAFWNFLKALAEISRARLAPPGDPQLPTSSPRPMFERWSPDGGTAAPVVLPCKDLPELIERPARVPLRGRVLHFTAESMAALKEQAREELLAAGDAAGAAALTRYQGLTSLIWRCITRARRLAPDDETAFRGAANNRGRLRPALPAEYFGNSLYAVSTEPVRVSELLARGGHGRGAAAVGRAVAANTDASIRARVAAWTAEPVVTVRLTMMGGSPWFDAYGCDFGWGKPTAVRSGRANKNDGRTVLYPGREGGGSVDAEVSLSPEHMAALELDDELRAAVSSSRANFVSL; encoded by the coding sequence atgccgccgccgtcgcccgtgtgCGTGGTGTCGTCGCGCACGGTGAAGCCGCCGGCTCGGCCGCGGGAGCGCATCCCGCTCGCCACATGGGACGTCTCCATGATAAACGCCAACTACATCCAGAAGGGCCTCCTGTTCCCCGCTCCCCCGCCGCCCTTCTCCACCGGCGCCGCCGTCACCAGCCACCTCGCCGACGCCCTCGCCGAAGCCCTCGGGGGCGACTACTACCCTGTCGCCGGACGCTTCGTCACCGACCGCCACCGCGATGACAGCGGGGCCGTTGTTGGGTGCTCGGTCTCTATTGACTGTGACGGCCAGGGCGTCGAGGTCGTCCACGCCGTCGCAGACGGCgtcgcggcggccgacgttgtccctCCCGACGCCGACGTTCCGAGTGTCGTCGAGGACCTTTTCACGCTCAACGACGCAATCAACTACGACGGCCACGAGCTCCCCCTCTTCGCCGCCCAGGTCACCGAGCTCGCGGACGGCGGCGTCTTCGTCGGCTTCGTCTGCAACCATGCGCTCGCCGACGGCACGGCCTTCTGGAACTTCCTCAAAGCGCTGGCCGAGATATCGCGCGCCAGGCTCGCGCCTCCGGGGGATCCGCAGTTGCCGACGTCGTCGCCCCGGCCCATGTTCGAGCGCTGGTCGCCCGACGGCGGCacggcagcgccggtcgtgctgccgtGCAAGGACCTGCCGGAGCTCATCGAGAGACCGGCGCGGGTGCCGCTCCGCGGGCGCGTGCTGCACTTCACGGCGGAGTCGATGGCGGCGCTCAAGGAACAGGCCCGCGAAGAGCTCCTAGCTGCCGGGGACGCGGCGGGCGCGGCCGCCCTGACGCGGTACCAGGGCCTGACCTCGCTCATTTGGCGGTGCATCACCCGCGCCCGGCGGCTGGCCCCGGACGACGAGACGGCGTTCCGCGGGGCTGCCAACAACCGCGGGCGGCTCCGGCCGGCGCTGCCGGCGGAGTACTTCGGCAACAGCCTCTACGCCGTCAGCACGGAGCCCGTGCGCGTGTCGGAGCTGCTGGCGCGCGGCGGGCACGGGCGGGGGGCGGCGGCCGTGGGCCGCGCGGTGGCGGCGAACACGGACGCGTCCATCCGGGCGCGCGTGGCCGCGTGGACGGCGGAGCCCGTGGTGACGGTGCGGCTGACGATGATGGGGGGCTCGCCGTGGTTCGACGCGTACGGGTGCGACTTCGGGTGGGGGAAGCCGACGGCGGTGCGGAGCGGGAGGGCGAACAAGAACGACGGGAGGACGGTGCTGTACCCCGGGCGGGAGGGCGGAGGCAGCGTGGACGCCGAGGTGTCGCTGTCCCCCGAGCACATGGCGGCGCTCGAGCTGGACGACGAGCTCCGGGCCGCCGTGTCATCGTCACGTGCCAATTTTGTTTCGTTGTAA